The Dehalococcoidia bacterium nucleotide sequence AGATTAATACCCCATCTCCGTAATGATCTTATTGGTCACACTATCCAAAAAAGCCATCTGCGCCCGCAGTAAATCGTAAGAATTGCCCAATACATTTGTGAAGATCACATAGGCAATATCCTGTTCCGGTTTGTAATACATATTCGTCAAATAGCCTTCATGGGCGCCGTTATGCCCGTAACCTCTCGATGGTTTGTAGTCAATGCCAAGGCCGTATTTAGAGGTTGATCCCGGTTTTTCCGGCAAACCGGCCATCATCATTTGGACCGTATCCATTGTCAAAACGGTCTTGCCGGTAAATAATCTCTTTGCC carries:
- a CDS encoding serine hydrolase encodes the protein WENDTLTDKTLSNMSPFVANGNIISTPHELALWAKRLFTGKTVLTMDTVQMMMAGLPEKPGSTSKYGLGIDYKPSRGYGHNGAHEGYLTNMYYKPEQDIAYVIFTNVLGNSYDLLRAQMAFLDSVTNKIITEMGY